The Candidatus Afararchaeum irisae genome segment CGGCTCTCGTAGGTGCTCTCACGGGCGCGGGAAGCCTGATACCCGTCGTGGGGATGAAGATAGTCTACCTTCCTGTCGCAGCCTACATGGGGACGATGGGATACCTCTCCGCGGGTGTCGAGGTTCTCGTCTTCGTCGCGGTCTTCGTCACCGTGACACTCGTCGTCGTTGACCTCGTGCCCGACTTCCTCGTGAGACCTTACGTCAGCGGCAAGCACACTCACATGGGTCTCCTAATGTTCGCCTACATACTCGGGCCCGCTGTCTTCGGATTTTACGGCATCTTCTTGGGTCCTATCTTACTCGTCGTGACCTCACAGTTCGTTCGTGTAGTCGGTCCGTATGTCGTCCACGGCGATCTGCCACAGGCGTGAACCGCCTCGGGGTCAAGTGGTTCGAGACGCGGAGCGTCTCGTCATCACGGAAGACGAAGTCTTCCGTACGACCCCGAGGCTTCCCGTGGATTAGTTGGACACTCCCACGATACCATCGGTCTGATAGCCTTGAACGGCGTCGTGGGTCACGGTCGGGGCGTCCACAGCCCCCGATGCCTGCCGTCTCACCTTCCGCACTTGGGGAAGGCTGTTAAGAGCAGGCACATTCCAGTCCTGATGCTTCTTGATGCCTTTTACGGCGATGTTGATGCTTGCACCACGGTCGCTGTGGTCTTGGTGGGAACACGACCGACACTTGAACCGCTTCTTGTGACGGTTCGCACGCTCCGTATGCCCGCACATCGGAC includes the following:
- a CDS encoding zinc ribbon domain-containing protein, which encodes PMCGHTERANRHKKRFKCRSCSHQDHSDRGASINIAVKGIKKHQDWNVPALNSLPQVRKVRRQASGAVDAPTVTHDAVQGYQTDGIVGVSN